ACAGATCGAAGCCATCGATGATGCGTTGCAGCACGTAGCCCGGCGACACCAATCATTTGACATAGAACTCTTCGGCACCGGCATCTTTGGCAGCAGCTACGATCCGCGCGTGGTCTGGTTTGGAATCCGCCACAGCGAAGCCATCAGCGCACTGGCCACCGATGTGCTCGATACAATGGTGCCTCTTGGCTTTCCGCGCGACCGCCAGAACTTCCGACCACATCTCACCATCGGTCGTGTTAAAAATATCACGGATAAAAAGATATTCCAACAGACAATCCGTCAACACAGCGACTCATTGATTCAGGAAGTAAAAGTGGAATCATTCGAGCTGATCGAAAGCACGCTCCGGCCACAAGGACCTGTTTACACGGTACTGGAGAGCTATCGGCTGGAAGGGTAGCAGAAAGTCTTCAGTCCACAGTTCTCAGTCCGAAATCTTAAGAATTGAGTGATTAGAAATGAGCGGTGAGCGGTAAGTTGTGAAACGACCTATTAAAATTTAGAAAACATTTAAATAGGAAAGCCTAATCTGAACCGTCAGATGCCCAAGCTTTTAAAACCCAACGAAATCTCATGGAATGTTGATTTTAAAGCACAAATCGTACAGACGCCCGAATCGGGTGTCTCTACAAAAAAAGATCTTGGGAAATTGAAATGATGAAAGAATGGGATTTGAAACTTTCCCGCCTCTATTTATTGCGCTCTACCGTAAAACGCACCAGTTGCTCAAACGACTGCCGCATGGGGGTGTCGGGAAAAGTGAAGAGTAAATCAAAAGCTTTTTGCTGGTATTCGAGCATGCGCTGCCGGGCATAGTCGATGCCACCGCTATGGTTCACTTTTTCGATTACATCATTTACCTTGTCGGGATTGTTGTTGTGACGCTTCACAACGTTGATCACCTCACGCTTTTCGCTGTTTAGGCTGTGGTTGAGCATGTAAATCAGCGGCAGCGTCATTTTCTGTTCTTTAATGTCGATACCATCTGGTTTGCCGGTGGCTTTGTCGGCGGTATAATCGAAGAGGTCGTCTTTGATCTGGAAAGCAATGCCCACGTATTCGCCGATGCGGTGCATTTTTCTAACCGTTTCGGTGTCGGCACCGGTGGATTGTGCTCCGGCAGCACAGCAGGAGGCGATGAGGGAAGCGGTTTTTTTGCGGATGATCTCGAAATAAATCTCCTCCTGAATGTCGAGGCGACGCGCCTTTTCTATCTGCATCAGCTCCCCCTCGCTCATTTCGCGGGTGGCCGACGACACGATTTTGAGCAGCTCAAATTCGTCGTGTTCGAGCGCCAGCAACAGGCCTTGCGAAAGCAGATAATCGCCCACCAGCACAGCAATTTTGTTTTTCCACAAAGCATTGATCGAGAAAAATCCGCGACGCATGTTGGAGTCGTCCACCACGTCGTCATGCACCAGAGTGGCGGTGTGGAGAAGTTCGATGAGCGAAGCCGCGCGATAGGTCGATTCGCTGATGGTACCACAGATGCCAGCCGAAAAAAACACAAACATCGGCCGCATCTGTTTGCCTTTGCGGCGGATGATGTAACGCATGATTGTGTCGAGCAACGCTACATTGCTTTTCATCGACTTGCGGAACCTTTGCTCAAAAAGTGTCAGGTGATTACTAATGGGACTTTTGATTTCTTTCAGATCAGCCATTTCATAATTTTAGCTTTCAAAAGTATAGCTTTTCATTGAGAAGCTGTTTATTTGTGATGGGAATAACATTCGGGTATCTGTTTTGTTTGTCAACAATGATAGCCGATTTTATCAAAGAAACCAGAAACCATGTCGACTTTTCTTTTTAATAAACTCATATTTGGGCCGGTGCACAGCCGACGTCTGGGCCTTTCGCTGGGCATCAATCTTTTGCCCGTCAACCGTAAAATGTGCACGTTCGATTGCATCTACTGCGAATGCGGCTTTACGCCCGACGAACAGGGTGAGCCTGCCGTGTTGCCCACCCGCAGCGAGGTAGCCGACGCACTCGAAGAGAAGCTGATAAAGATGAAAGCTGCCGGAAAAACGCCCGACAGCATCACCTTTGCCGGAAACGGTGAGCCAACTATTCACCCGGCATTTCCGGGCATTTTAGAAGACACCCTGAAGCTCCGCAGCCTGCACTTTCCGGATGCCGAAGTTACCGTACTTTCCAACTCAAGTACGCTGCACAACCCGGAGATTTTTATTGCCCTTAGCCGCGTCGACAACAACATCCTGAAACTCGACGCCGGCTTGGAAGCTACTTTTCAAAAGATCAGCAAACCACTCTCTCCGAAGCTTACCCTCGACAGCATCGTGAAAAACCTGATGCGCTTTCGCCAAAAGGTGATCATACAAACTTTGTTCGTACGTGGTGAGGTAGATGGCGAAAAAATCGACAATACAAAACCTGCCGAGCTGCATGCCTGGATGGGACACATCAAACAGATACAGCCGCGCTATGTGATGCTTTATCCCATCGACCGCTCCACACCCACCAATGGTCTGGAGGTAGTTAGCAAAGAGGATTTGTATAAAATAGCAGATATGTTGCGCGCCATGCGCATCAAATACAGCGTTTATTAATGGCTGTCCTGCTGTAAGAACCCAATGAATTGATGAAACAATTGTATGAATATGATATCAAAATCCTGCTGGCTTTAGAGCGAGCCATTGCCGGAAAGGAGGATTTTCTTTATTGGCTGCTCAACAACGGCTATCCCGAGCTGGCAGCGCTGGCCAATGCCATCCGTGGCAGCGGCGACGCCATCCGCTGGCTCATCGGCAATGGCTATAATCATTACGCTGCTTTCGATGCCGCCTCTGTCGACGACGATCGCGCCATGCAGTGGCTCCGGCAGCACCAGCTCGACTTCTACGTAATGCTGGCACAGGCCGCCCGCAACAACCAGCAAGCCATCGCCTGGTTTCGCAACCAAAAGTTGGAGATTTTTGTCCACATCGCCGAACAGATACGGCACTTTTCAGAAGGACAAACTTTTAATCATCACAAGATGCCGTTCTGATTTTTTGCAATCCTTCTATCTAATACCGGATTTTGATGCGCGAGCTGATGTTGTTGTCGAGCACGTCGGCCAGCGTGTTGGTGGTGGTAATGGTCATTTGGTCTTTGGAAACAGAGTACTTGCCTTTGCTGCTGATGTTGCGCATAGGTTTCGGTACGTGATAAATGGAGGTGATATCGATAAATTCTGCGATGGCTTTATCGGGCATCTCGTCGCCGGCTTCTTTTACAAGCAGACGCAGCCATCCGGTGGTGTTAGTGCGCACAAAATTGCTGTTTCTGGTTTTGTAAATAGCCGGCTGCCAACAGGTTTTTCGGGCACCCGCCGCAGCATACAAGGCGTGGTTTAAAGCGCGGCTGTCGACGAAGTCGAACGAAAGTTCCAGCGCACCATTGCGACCAAGCTTTCGGACGTTTACTTTGCTAATGCCCGGCTGATAGCGCAGTGTGGAAGCCACCGATCGCGCTTCCTGCTCCAGATCGTCCAGAAACGACAGATCGACAAAGCGCCCCAGCAGTGTCATCAACGGGTTGCCGCTGCCGGCATCCAGCCGCAGCGAAACACTGCCCGAGCGATCGGCATGCACCGTTACCTCTTCTACGATATTGATACAGCTCTGCAGCAGCAGGCTCACGGCAATTACTGCAACCAGCCATCTCTTTTTCAATAATTTTTGCATAAGCAAATAATCAAATTAAAAAGGAGATTAACGGTGCATGCGCACAAAGATTACCCATGGAAGAAGTTTTGCGGGAATGACAACAGTTAGTGATAGTCTGTTTGGCCTTATGATTATTAATCAAAAGTTTCTTACCACATTTCTAAAACCAACAACCTTCCACCCTACCCAATCAAATCCCCAAAAGAAACCCCACCGATAGATTCAGCTATTTGCAGCAGCTCGTCAAAGCTGGTGAGTTCTCGAGAGGGTGTGGCGTAGTAAAGCGCTTTGGCAAAATCGACAAGCGAGGCGGTGACGGGATAGCGCAGATACTTTACCTTAAGGTTGGTTTCGCTGATGCGGATGCGATCGAGGGCGTCGGCATCTTTGAGCAGCGCTGTAATTTTATAATAAGGATGTCGGGGATGGATCTCCTGGTGCGCCGAGTGGTTGGCCACCGCCACTTCGATGGCGCGCAAACCTTCGTCATCCACACCCTGCTGCGCAAAGAAATCACGGAAGAGCGGCAGCTTTGTATTAGCAGACCAGGCGCCGTGCCGGGTGCAATAGCCATCGTGCTTGCGCGCCATATCGTGGATGTAAGCCGCACACCACGCCGGCAGTATCTCGCGGTCAAGGTTCGCCTGTTGCCCGATGTTGAGCACATGCAGCATCACGCGGTAGGTGTGATTGATGCCATGCAACGTGCTCTGATGATCGAAATAGCTGCGCTGAAGTTCAAATTGCTGATGGTGGACGACGGGCATGGTTGTAATAACTTTTGATGCAAAAATAATCATTATCGCATTGCGCCCGCCGCTACTTCATTCCCCGTGCGTAAATGGCAATGATGAGTATGATAAACGATGCGATGGCGATGTTAATCCAGTCGTAAGTATGCAGCACAAATACCAGCGTGGATAGGATAGCAATTTGCGAAAGCGCAAAATACCAGATGCCGGTGCGTCGCTGCCGCCACAAAAGGACTAGCCCGAATAATGATATTGCGAAAAGCGCTACAGCTCCGGCATTGGCGGCCAACGAAAGCTCGGGTGAGATATAAATCTGCTTGTAATATTGCTGAAGGATGTTGAGGACGATGTCGCGGAAAAACAAGCCGGCCACCAGCAGCACCAGCATCAACCCGTTGTAAACAAACGAAAATATCAGTAGGATGGCCAGTCCCAGAGGCAACGATTTCCTGCGGAGTCGTTTCTTTTCCGCCTTTGGTGTTGGGCTATCTATTTGGTTGTTCTCTTTTTCCATTTTATGCAAATTTGTTTTTATTAAACAAAGAAAGGATAAAAACGATAATACAAAAAGATGAAAAGTGCCGTGATGATGCCGTCGAGGAAAGGGATGGGAAAGCCCTGGATGTAAAACAACGGCATGATGAGGATCATCACCTGCGAAGCAGTGTAGAAGTGAAAACCAACTTTGCGCAATCGCCACATCAGCGCCACCCCTATCAGAGAGAGGAAATAAAACACTGCTCCGGCCAGAAAGAAGTTGCGCCCTGCGCTAAGATACAGCTCCATGCCAGGCATAGCCAATCCCATCTCTTCGATCATGGGCATGAACTGCGAATAGGCCGAAAAGATCATGAAATAGCTGAAAGCACCCATCGAACTGCC
This window of the Bacteroidales bacterium genome carries:
- the thpR gene encoding RNA 2',3'-cyclic phosphodiesterase; its protein translation is MMKRIFAAVKIAPDANFSSIYNQLKTALHHDRINWVPLHNMHLTLKFFGEVHEEQIEAIDDALQHVARRHQSFDIELFGTGIFGSSYDPRVVWFGIRHSEAISALATDVLDTMVPLGFPRDRQNFRPHLTIGRVKNITDKKIFQQTIRQHSDSLIQEVKVESFELIESTLRPQGPVYTVLESYRLEG
- a CDS encoding polyprenyl synthetase family protein — encoded protein: MADLKEIKSPISNHLTLFEQRFRKSMKSNVALLDTIMRYIIRRKGKQMRPMFVFFSAGICGTISESTYRAASLIELLHTATLVHDDVVDDSNMRRGFFSINALWKNKIAVLVGDYLLSQGLLLALEHDEFELLKIVSSATREMSEGELMQIEKARRLDIQEEIYFEIIRKKTASLIASCCAAGAQSTGADTETVRKMHRIGEYVGIAFQIKDDLFDYTADKATGKPDGIDIKEQKMTLPLIYMLNHSLNSEKREVINVVKRHNNNPDKVNDVIEKVNHSGGIDYARQRMLEYQQKAFDLLFTFPDTPMRQSFEQLVRFTVERNK
- a CDS encoding radical SAM protein; its protein translation is MSTFLFNKLIFGPVHSRRLGLSLGINLLPVNRKMCTFDCIYCECGFTPDEQGEPAVLPTRSEVADALEEKLIKMKAAGKTPDSITFAGNGEPTIHPAFPGILEDTLKLRSLHFPDAEVTVLSNSSTLHNPEIFIALSRVDNNILKLDAGLEATFQKISKPLSPKLTLDSIVKNLMRFRQKVIIQTLFVRGEVDGEKIDNTKPAELHAWMGHIKQIQPRYVMLYPIDRSTPTNGLEVVSKEDLYKIADMLRAMRIKYSVY
- a CDS encoding HD domain-containing protein, whose amino-acid sequence is MPVVHHQQFELQRSYFDHQSTLHGINHTYRVMLHVLNIGQQANLDREILPAWCAAYIHDMARKHDGYCTRHGAWSANTKLPLFRDFFAQQGVDDEGLRAIEVAVANHSAHQEIHPRHPYYKITALLKDADALDRIRISETNLKVKYLRYPVTASLVDFAKALYYATPSRELTSFDELLQIAESIGGVSFGDLIG